ttgcgtgtgaagattacagacaagctttatccaaggagatccagctcttgaagttgggaaagtggtgcctcttcgattttcgaacaagtaatcctgtcggggatctggctctcgagattcggagaacgatgcctcttcgatttttgagaaagcaatcctgctgggggtctggctctcgagattcggagagcggcgtctcttcgatttttgagaaagtaatcatgttgggagtctggctctctagattcggagggcggtgcctcttcgattttggagcaagcaatcttgttgggagtgttttctcgaatatgagtaaaggttgggcatgtttgctagtctaccttgccacgaagcacagaggttgacacacagggacttttcaattatccagcagtggtactgttcctttaccctctctttgatttttgagaaagtaatcatgttgggagtctggctctcgagattcggagggcggtgcctcttcgattttggagcaagcaatcttgttgggagtgttttctcgaatgtgagtaaaggttgggcatgtttgctagtgtaccttgccacgaagcacagaggttgacacatagggactttccaattatctagcagtggtactgttcctttaccctctcttcgatttttgagaaagtaatcatgttgggagtctggctctcgagattcggagggcggtgcctcttcgattttggagcaagcaatcttgttgggagtgttttctcgaatgtgagtaaaggttgggcatgtttgctagtctgccttgccacgaagcacagaggttgacacaccgggactttccaattatccagcagtggtactgttcctttacccttgtgggtaataatatggtagctagaccttcaaaatttatgtgtctaaactttgttagtgttgtttctttgctattcttttacccttcttggtcagagcgatgtagtgggagctgcaagcttcacgtgtctcaactttgtcagagaactttggcaaagttatctgtggtacccatgagctactgttgcgtgtgggaagtgggtgattgaacagtacgattcatgtgctttctacttcgccagaaatcttcgacagaatgcccataatttctgcaaagctgagtgttcgtgtgacaggtgctgacaaggctggaaaagtaggtgcctcttcgatttctgagatcggccttcgtggtctctgagcagcccagcttttgagaaagcaagcctcttcgatttctaagatcggccttcgtggtctttgagcagcccagcttttgagaaagcaaacgcctcttcgatctctgagatcaaccctcgtggtctctgagcagcccagcttttgagaaagcaaacgcctcttcgatttctgagcaggcgcttcttcgatttctgaagcttcgtcgagtgcagatttttataggggctgacattaagttccaaagcacacttgaatatccaccagtagaagctccattcttgcacttctaagatcttgatttgtctgacctcttctctcttcaacacctttgaaaatgtctggcccctccgaccgtcgttttgacttgaaccttgttgaagaggcagccccgccttctccagacaacatatggctcccatccttcatctcccctactggtcctcttaccgttggggattccgtgatgaagaatgatatgaccgctgcggtagtggccaggaaccttctcactcccaaagataacagactactttccaaacggtctgatgagttggctgttaaggattctctggctctcagtgtttagtgtgcaggttctgtgtctaatatggcccaacgcctatttgctcgaacccgccaagttgaatcattggcggctgaagtgatgagtctcaaacaggagattagagggctcaagcatgagaataaacagttgcaccggctcgcacatgactatgctacaaacatgaagaggaagcttgaccagatgaaggaatctgatggtcaggttttacttgatcataagagatttgtgggtttgttccaaaggcatttattgccttcgtcttctggggctgtaccgcgtaatgaagctccaaatgatcaacctctgatgcctcctccttctagggttctgtccagtactgaggctccgaatgatccccctccggtgccttctctttctggggctctaccgactgctgagacttctcctaagcaacctttgtgaaggctccctcttgtttgtttattttgactcaagtatatgtacatatttgtaacttatcggggatatcaataaataagctttccttcatttcaacgtattgtgttaaatacaccaaagccttcttcgctaagttctttgaattttcttttgttaaagcttgtatgttgaagctttgtgagtggagcatgtaggttgaggtagtgttcccttaatttcccgagtgaggaaaacttctcggttggagacttggaaaatccaagtcactgagtgggatcggctatatgaatcttagaacgccattgtgttctgtcctgtgtcatgtcctccgttagatccaagtactctaagtcttttcttagggtctcttccaaagttttcctaggtcttcctctacctcttcggccttgaacctctgtcccatagtcgcatcttctaatcggagcgtcaataggccttctttgcacatgtccaaaccatcgtaaccgattttctctcatctttccttcaatttcggctactcctactttaccccggatatccttattcctaatcttatcctttctcgtgtgtccacacatccaacgaagcatcctcatctccgctacacccattttgtgtacgtgttgatgcttcaccgcccaacattctgtgccatacagcatcgccggccttattgccgtcctataaaattttcccttgagcttcagtggcatacggcggtcacacaacacgacggatgcactcttccacttcatccatccagcttgtattctatggttgagatctccatctaattctccgttcttttgcaagatagatcctaggtaacgaaaacggtcgttctttggtatttcttgatctccgatcctcacccctaactcgttttggcctccatttgcactgaacttgcactccatatattctgtctttgatcggcttgggcgaagacctttagattccaacacttctctccaaaggttaagctttgcatttaccccttcctgagtttcatctatcaacactatatcgtctgcgaaaagcatacaccaaggaatatcatcttgaatatgtcctgttaactcatccattaccaacgcaaaaaggtaaggacttaaggatgagccttgatgtaatcctacagttatgggaaaactttcggtttgtccttcatgagttcttacggcagtctttgctccttcatacatatcctgtatagcttggatatatgttactcgtactcctttcttctctaaaatcctccaaatctataaagaccatgtgtaaatcctttttcccatctctatatctttccatcaatcttcgtaagagatagattgcctccatggttgagcgccctggcatgaacccgaattggttgtccgaaacccgtgtctcttgcctcaatctatgttcaatgactctctcccagagcttcattgtatgactcattagcttaatacccctatagttcatgcaattttgtacatcgcccttattcttgtagataggcaccaaagtgctcgttcgccactcatttggcatcttcttcattttcaaaatcctattgaaaaggtcagtgagccatgttatacctgtctctcccaaaactttccacacttcgattggtatatcatctgggcctactgcttttctatgcttcatcttcttcaaagctacaaccacttattccttccggattctacgataaaaatagtagtttctacactcttctgagttactcaactcctcTAAAGAAGCActtctttcatgtccttcattgaaaagattatgaaaataacatttccatctgtctttaaccgcgttctctgtagcaagaacctttccatcctcatccttgatgcacctcacttggtttaggtcccttgtcttcttttcccttgctctagctagtttatagatatccaactctccttctttggtaccaggagagttggatatctaacAAATTGAATCACAAATCCAACAAATTGAATCATTGAATGGAGATAGTACCACAAAGGTTCCTTGTGCTTCAAGTATCTTGGCACAATTGCCCCAATAGGAATTATTAGACCCCATCCAAATATAGCCAATATTCCATGGTTCTTCTTCATTTGTCCAAGATCACTAGGTGCCTCTCCCACAGATGCTGAGCCTAAAGAGAAATCGAACAAGACGGTTGTTTTATCATTGTGTATGGTTAGGTGGTTGTGCTTGGGGGAACCGCTTCCGATAGCTAAGATGATTGGCTGACGAGCAAGATGAGTTTTGAATTTCATCTGAAAAGCCAAGTAAATTCTAGGTCCATGAATCACAACAGAAGCAGGAATGCCAGTGAGTGGCAATTCACCTTTGTCTGGTATGACTTGTGACACCTTGGAGCCTTGCAAATAGTATTGCTTAATTCTTACTTGGCCTTTTTTGTTAATCCATCCCACTATTGCACTTGAACCAACCATCATTCCATTTCTGGAAAATCCCATTCCTACCCATCCTGTGGTGTATACAACAGATAATATAATGTTCACGACATGATCTTCTGTCTGAGAGTACTACAACaaccaagaaaatgaaagaaatagCTAGTTTCATTTAATTATATGTTGAATATATATAGTTTTGAACCGTATAATGATTTCTGCACATGTCTTTTCGTCCTTACACACCTTTGTTTATTATGACAtttggattgaataaattaacTAAGAATCGAAGGACAAATATAAACACGAGTGCAGAAAGAGGGAGTGTGCATAAATTGTTTCTCAACAGAACCAACTTAGCAATGAAATAAACATTGAGGACAAACTTACTCTCAGAACAAAAGTGCTCCAAATAGGCCTGCAGACTAGATCAGATGATGAATTATTATATGGTGGTAGCATAAAATTGCTCAGATCATTGTCACAAAGCTCCGATTCAACATTGCCCCTGCTGACGCTATTAACCCCCGGAACATAACTGTCATCATCAGCCATAACAAAAAACTTGGTCTCCAAGACAAGGGTCAGAATACATAGCCTGAAAGCAAACATCGAAGCAAAAACCACCCAATACCCCGGGCTCGCCATTGGAAAGaccaaaaacttaggaatggGATCCAAGGCTTGAACAGGCAGTGACAACACCATGGAAAATGTAAGTTGTGAATGAGAATGCACATTCAGGAGGTTGGGAGGTTTTAGTCTCTTGGGTTTGAAGGAAAATGGAATGtggttggtggtggtggggatGCGGTTGGTGTTGGCGGATGTTGAGTGTTACAATGGTTTAATTATTATCATATTAATGACTAAAAGTTAACTAAATCAATATTTTCAAGGCATAATATCTTTACTAATAATCTTCCAATTCTTGCAAACTAAAACAACCACCAcccaccccccccccaaaaaaaaattagtacacAAGAATATTTTGTTGGGCGGGGACATAATTATAgggggtgtgttatccacacacccctatttacttctcacacattttttgttaatttttatccgttgatcttcttcaatttatccgatccaacggtcgaaaattagaaggatatgtgagaagtaaaaatgggtgtgtggatatcacacccctaattaTATTGCAAATAGTATTTTAAGCCACTGGGTTAGTCCAGTAGAGAGGCTGGGGAGAGCGATAGATACAAGTAAACTAAGTTCAAGACTATCGACACCCTc
This region of Malus domestica chromosome 07, GDT2T_hap1 genomic DNA includes:
- the LOC103410207 gene encoding cytochrome b561 and DOMON domain-containing protein At3g61750; translation: MASPGYWVVFASMFAFRLCILTLVLETKFFVMADDDSYVPGVNSVSRGNVESELCDNDLSNFMLPPYNNSSSDLVCRPIWSTFVLRYSQTEDHVVNIILSVVYTTGWVGMGFSRNGMMVGSSAIVGWINKKGQVRIKQYYLQGSKVSQVIPDKGELPLTGIPASVVIHGPRIYLAFQMKFKTHLARQPIILAIGSGSPKHNHLTIHNDKTTVLFDFSLGSASVGEAPSDLGQMKKNHGILAIFGWGLIIPIGAIVPRYLKHKEPLWYYLHSMIQFVGFVIQFVRYPTLLVPKKESWISIN